The following proteins come from a genomic window of Megalobrama amblycephala isolate DHTTF-2021 linkage group LG1, ASM1881202v1, whole genome shotgun sequence:
- the cdipt gene encoding CDP-diacylglycerol--inositol 3-phosphatidyltransferase, with product MAEENIFLFVPNLIGYARIVLALVSFYLMPCCPGPAVFCYLLSALLDAFDGHAARALNQGTKFGAMLDMLTDRCATMCLLVNLALLYPSYTFLFQLSMCLDVASHWLHLHSSMMKGATSHKTIDLSGNPILRLYYTSRPVLFFMCMGNELFFCLLYIMYYIEEPQVWLQWLLGVCGVVCLLKSGISLLHLITASRNMAAIDVADRERERSKAQ from the exons GATATGCCCGTATTGTACTGGCTCTGGTATCCTTCTACTTGATGCCCTGCTGCCCGGGTCCGGCTGTGTTTTGTTACCTACTGAGTGCCCTGTTGGATGCCTTCGATGGACATGCAGCCCGCGCTCTTAATCAAG GTACAAAGTTTGGTGCCATGCTGGATATGTTGACTGACCGTTGTGCAACAATGTGTTTGCTGGTGAATCTGGCACTGCTGTACCCGTCCTACACTTTCCTGTTTCAGCTCAGCATGTGTCTGGACGTGGCCAGCCACTGGCTGCACCTGCACAG TTCCATGATGAAGGGAGCCACCAGTCACAAGACCATTGACCTCTCTGGCAACCCCATCCTACGACTCTACTACACATCCAGG CCGGTGCTGTTTTTCATGTGTATGGGGAATGAACTCTTCTTCTGTCTGCTTTACATAATGTACTACATTGAGGAGCCCCAGG tGTGGCTGCAATGGCTTTTGGGAGTTTGCGGCGTGGTCTGTCTGCTGAAGTCTGGCATAAGTCTCCTCCACCTCATCACCGCCTCCCGCAACATGGCTGCTATCGACGTGGCTGACCGCGAAAGAGAGCGGAGCAAAGCACAATGA